A region of Flocculibacter collagenilyticus DNA encodes the following proteins:
- a CDS encoding helix-turn-helix transcriptional regulator, producing MAKKVNSERILYLLKSDGPQTAQTLAHTLDMTSMGSRQHLQVLESEGLVSTFDKAEKRGRPAKYWQLTPAGHQRFPDRHAELTIQMLDSVKSIFGDEGLNKMITQREQHTQALYLSSIKPSDSLENKVAKLTHLREQEGYMAVYEPHQKGFLLIENHCPICAAAASCQNFCRSELATFRTVLGESVHVERVEHILNEARRCSYYIYEQPATK from the coding sequence ATGGCTAAAAAAGTAAATAGTGAGCGAATTCTTTATCTATTAAAATCCGATGGGCCACAAACCGCGCAAACCTTAGCGCACACCCTTGATATGACCTCGATGGGTTCACGGCAGCACTTACAGGTATTAGAAAGTGAAGGGCTAGTAAGCACATTTGATAAAGCGGAAAAACGAGGTCGCCCCGCCAAATACTGGCAGTTAACGCCTGCGGGTCATCAGCGCTTTCCCGACCGCCACGCTGAACTCACGATTCAAATGCTCGATTCCGTTAAATCTATCTTCGGTGACGAAGGCCTAAATAAAATGATTACCCAACGCGAGCAACACACGCAAGCGCTTTACTTATCGTCTATTAAGCCGAGCGATAGCTTAGAAAATAAAGTGGCTAAGCTTACACACTTGCGAGAACAGGAAGGCTATATGGCCGTATATGAGCCTCACCAAAAAGGCTTTCTTTTAATTGAAAATCACTGCCCTATTTGCGCTGCAGCAGCAAGCTGCCAAAATTTTTGTCGATCAGAATTAGCAACTTTTCGAACCGTGCTTGGCGAAAGTGTGCATGTCGAGCGGGTTGAACATATTCTCAATGAAGCAAGACGTTGCAGTTATTATATTTACGAACAACCAGCCACTAAGTAG
- a CDS encoding aminoacyl-tRNA deacylase, with protein MTVANRVYSYLKNNQIPFDVVEHPHSNNSLSTAISSQIPFANIAKAVMLADHEGKKVMAVLPGNNKISLSKLNDATHREFHLINEQEVFKLFSDCEHGAVPPVAKAYEMDAVYDEALFDQADVYLEAGDHQTLIHLSHSDFIKLTKGYKTAHFSSQVFH; from the coding sequence ATGACCGTTGCTAACCGAGTCTATTCATACTTAAAAAATAATCAAATTCCTTTCGATGTGGTTGAACACCCGCATAGTAACAACTCGCTATCTACCGCAATATCCTCTCAGATCCCATTTGCGAATATAGCTAAAGCTGTGATGTTGGCCGACCATGAAGGGAAAAAAGTAATGGCGGTGTTACCGGGCAATAACAAAATAAGCTTGTCGAAATTGAATGATGCTACGCACCGAGAGTTTCATTTAATTAACGAGCAGGAAGTATTTAAGTTATTTAGTGACTGTGAACATGGTGCTGTGCCGCCAGTCGCCAAGGCTTATGAAATGGATGCAGTATATGATGAAGCCTTGTTTGATCAAGCTGATGTGTATTTAGAAGCAGGTGATCATCAAACCTTAATTCACCTCAGCCATAGTGACTTTATTAAATTAACTAAGGGTTATAAAACCGCGCATTTTAGTAGCCAAGTGTTTCACTAA
- a CDS encoding N-acetylmuramoyl-L-alanine amidase, which yields MKIQRQLTLPDFDHRPANTQIDTLVLHSMYNPFATCQADKFMPEQCCQCLHHHHVSAHYLIARDGNTFELVAPNMRAWHAGASEHPIDGRTRLNDFSIGIELIATEDSGYTDEQYDAVSQLSHLLAQQFPISSIVGHVHIAPDRKSDPWQFDWSRFNQQLIEKNMGDLVPNPLLNTKLSP from the coding sequence ATGAAAATTCAGCGTCAGCTTACTCTTCCCGATTTTGATCACCGGCCCGCCAATACACAAATTGACACCCTAGTCTTGCACTCTATGTACAATCCGTTTGCAACCTGCCAAGCAGACAAGTTCATGCCCGAGCAATGCTGTCAGTGTTTGCACCATCATCATGTTTCAGCACATTATTTAATTGCCCGCGATGGTAATACATTTGAATTGGTAGCCCCCAACATGCGAGCTTGGCATGCAGGAGCCAGCGAGCATCCTATAGACGGTAGAACAAGGTTGAATGACTTTAGTATTGGGATAGAACTGATTGCCACTGAGGACTCTGGATACACTGATGAGCAATATGATGCAGTAAGCCAATTATCGCACCTTCTCGCGCAACAATTCCCCATCAGCAGTATTGTTGGCCACGTACACATTGCTCCTGATAGAAAGTCAGATCCTTGGCAATTTGATTGGAGTAGATTTAATCAGCAGCTCATTGAAAAAAATATGGGAGATTTAGTGCCTAATCCCCTTCTAAATACTAAGCTTTCACCTTAA
- the yiaA gene encoding inner membrane protein YiaA: MLILNSIYLTAVRYVSKATRTGMKLTNNKDELQMHLNNSNINKPTAAYIFASWGALAIGVLGYLIGLWNATLELNEKGYYFAVFLLAMFAAVTLQKTIRDKEEGIPVTNIFAGMCWFAFSSAIALLVVGLINATMLLSEKGFYGMSFVLSLFAIITIQKNIRDMTNEQGMTDPAAFPRATQGLDATLEAASIID; this comes from the coding sequence ATGCTTATATTAAATAGCATATATTTAACCGCAGTACGGTACGTATCAAAAGCTACTCGTACAGGGATGAAATTAACTAACAATAAGGATGAACTTCAAATGCATTTAAACAATTCTAATATTAATAAACCAACCGCTGCTTATATTTTTGCTTCATGGGGCGCATTGGCAATAGGTGTGCTTGGCTACTTAATCGGACTTTGGAACGCGACGTTAGAGTTGAATGAAAAAGGCTATTATTTTGCCGTTTTTTTATTAGCAATGTTTGCTGCTGTTACATTACAAAAAACGATTAGAGATAAAGAAGAGGGTATTCCTGTTACGAATATATTTGCTGGGATGTGTTGGTTTGCATTTTCTTCAGCGATTGCTCTTTTAGTGGTTGGGCTTATAAATGCGACAATGCTATTAAGTGAAAAAGGCTTTTATGGGATGTCGTTTGTGCTCTCATTATTTGCCATCATAACGATACAAAAAAATATCAGAGACATGACGAACGAACAAGGCATGACAGATCCCGCCGCATTCCCTCGCGCTACCCAAGGTTTAGATGCAACTTTAGAAGCTGCCAGTATTATTGACTAA
- a CDS encoding ISAs1 family transposase, translated as MTNNFITYFSIIEDPRIDRCKKHELIDILFLSICAVLSGAEGWEDIEDFGHVKVDWLKRYLPFANGIPKHDTIARVMSRLDPVAIQTSFINWVNEIAEQVNGEVIAIDGKTARRSFTTKDRKNPLHMVSAWSCGNGLVLGQQKVDDKSNEITAIPKLLDLLDVKGATVTLDAMGCQHAITKKIQSKGADYVIALKGNQSTLNEEVQAWFHKCHREKLVNTAHSIYAHIDSGHGRIEERTCTQLEIDNNWITDNENWSSIQTVVSVESKRHIGDKMTSETRYYISSLGLNAERLNGIIRNHWGVENCLHWTLDMTFHEDDSRIRRGNAAEVMSAFRKLALNIVKTDTTKKASMKRKLKMAALDDDFRAELLVRGN; from the coding sequence ATGACCAACAACTTCATCACTTACTTTTCCATCATAGAAGACCCGCGAATAGACCGTTGTAAAAAGCATGAGTTGATAGATATTTTATTTTTATCTATCTGTGCCGTGCTATCAGGCGCAGAAGGCTGGGAAGATATCGAAGATTTCGGACATGTAAAAGTTGACTGGTTAAAGCGTTATCTCCCCTTTGCAAATGGTATTCCCAAGCATGACACCATAGCCCGAGTAATGAGCCGTTTAGACCCTGTAGCCATTCAAACCAGCTTTATCAATTGGGTAAATGAAATCGCCGAGCAAGTGAATGGCGAAGTTATCGCCATTGATGGAAAAACCGCTCGTAGAAGCTTCACAACCAAAGACAGAAAGAACCCGTTGCATATGGTCAGTGCATGGAGTTGTGGCAATGGTCTGGTACTAGGACAACAAAAAGTAGATGATAAATCCAATGAGATAACAGCTATCCCCAAGCTGCTGGATTTACTTGATGTAAAAGGTGCAACCGTTACGTTAGACGCTATGGGATGTCAGCACGCAATTACAAAGAAAATTCAATCCAAAGGTGCTGATTACGTCATTGCACTAAAAGGCAATCAAAGTACACTCAATGAAGAGGTTCAAGCATGGTTTCATAAGTGCCACAGAGAAAAACTCGTTAACACAGCTCATAGTATTTATGCGCACATTGACAGCGGCCATGGTCGAATAGAAGAAAGAACGTGTACCCAATTGGAAATTGATAACAATTGGATAACCGATAATGAAAACTGGAGCAGTATTCAAACGGTCGTCAGTGTAGAGTCTAAGCGTCATATTGGAGATAAAATGACTTCCGAAACGCGTTATTACATCAGCTCATTGGGGCTAAATGCAGAGCGATTAAATGGCATAATTCGCAATCACTGGGGCGTTGAAAACTGCTTACACTGGACGCTAGATATGACATTCCATGAAGACGATTCACGTATTAGGCGGGGCAATGCAGCCGAAGTCATGAGCGCATTTAGAAAATTGGCGTTGAATATTGTGAAAACAGATACAACAAAAAAAGCCAGCATGAAGCGAAAGCTAAAAATGGCGGCATTAGATGATGATTTTAGAGCTGAACTACTTGTAAGGGGAAATTAA
- a CDS encoding F0F1 ATP synthase subunit epsilon, producing MAAMTVHLDVVSAEQNIFSGRVETIQVTGSEGDLGIYPGHAPLLTALKPGMVRLVKQHGVEELIYIAGGILEVQPGNVSVLADVATRATDLDEAAALEAKKNAEELIANPSNDFNYAEAASELAQAIAQLRVINKLKKQIG from the coding sequence ATGGCGGCTATGACTGTACATCTGGATGTAGTAAGCGCGGAACAGAACATTTTTTCTGGTCGTGTTGAGACTATCCAGGTCACTGGTAGCGAAGGTGATTTAGGTATTTATCCTGGTCACGCACCTCTTTTGACTGCCCTTAAACCTGGAATGGTTCGCTTGGTTAAGCAGCACGGTGTTGAAGAGCTGATTTACATTGCGGGAGGAATTTTAGAAGTTCAACCTGGTAATGTATCGGTACTAGCTGATGTAGCTACACGTGCTACGGATCTAGATGAAGCAGCGGCACTAGAAGCTAAGAAAAATGCTGAAGAGTTAATTGCTAACCCTTCAAACGATTTTAACTATGCTGAAGCTGCATCTGAGCTAGCGCAAGCTATTGCTCAACTTAGAGTTATCAATAAGTTGAAAAAGCAAATAGGTTAA
- the atpD gene encoding F0F1 ATP synthase subunit beta, giving the protein MSQGKVVQIIGAVVDIEFPQDAVPQVYDAIRITEGDLSGLTLEVQQQLGGGVVRAIALGTTDGLRRGIAVENTGNPIMVPVGTATLGRIMDVLGNPIDEAGPIGEETRMSIHREAPSYEDQSSSTELLETGIKVIDLVCPFAKGGKVGLFGGAGVGKTVNMMELIRNIAIEHSGYSVFAGVGERTREGNDFYHEMNESNVLDKVSLVYGQMNEPPGNRLRVALTGLTMAEKFRDEGRDVLFFVDNIYRYTLAGTEVSALLGRMPSAVGYQPTLAEEMGVLQERITSTKTGSITSIQAVYVPADDLTDPSPATTFAHLDATVVLSRDIASLGIYPAVDPLDSTSRQLDPLVVGNEHYEVARGVQTILQRYKELKDIIAILGMDELSEEDKQVVNRARKIQRFLSQPFFVAEVFTGSPGKYVSLKDTISGFKGILDGEFDHLPEQAFYMVGSIEEALEKAKGM; this is encoded by the coding sequence ATGAGTCAAGGTAAGGTTGTCCAAATCATTGGCGCCGTTGTGGACATTGAGTTTCCACAAGATGCAGTCCCTCAAGTATATGATGCAATTAGAATCACTGAAGGTGATTTATCTGGACTGACACTTGAAGTTCAGCAGCAGCTTGGCGGCGGCGTTGTGCGCGCGATCGCACTTGGTACTACAGACGGTCTACGTCGTGGTATCGCAGTAGAAAATACTGGTAACCCAATTATGGTTCCAGTGGGTACAGCAACACTTGGTCGTATTATGGATGTATTAGGTAATCCAATCGACGAAGCTGGCCCAATTGGTGAAGAGACGAGAATGTCTATTCACCGTGAAGCACCTTCTTACGAAGATCAGTCAAGCTCGACTGAACTTTTAGAAACTGGTATCAAAGTAATCGACTTAGTATGTCCTTTCGCGAAAGGTGGTAAAGTTGGTTTATTCGGTGGTGCTGGTGTAGGTAAAACAGTAAACATGATGGAACTTATCCGTAACATCGCAATCGAGCACAGCGGCTACTCAGTATTCGCTGGTGTTGGTGAGCGTACTCGTGAGGGTAACGATTTCTATCATGAAATGAACGAATCAAACGTACTAGATAAAGTATCACTAGTATATGGTCAGATGAACGAGCCACCAGGAAACCGTTTACGTGTAGCACTAACGGGTCTAACAATGGCTGAAAAATTCCGTGACGAAGGTCGTGACGTACTATTTTTCGTAGATAACATCTACCGTTATACACTAGCAGGTACAGAAGTATCAGCACTATTAGGTCGTATGCCTTCTGCGGTAGGTTACCAGCCTACGCTAGCTGAAGAAATGGGTGTACTTCAAGAGCGTATTACTTCAACTAAGACAGGTTCAATCACTTCAATCCAAGCGGTATACGTACCAGCGGATGATTTGACTGACCCATCTCCAGCAACAACGTTTGCTCACTTAGATGCAACAGTAGTACTTTCACGTGATATCGCGTCTTTAGGTATTTACCCTGCGGTTGATCCACTAGACTCGACTTCTCGTCAGCTTGATCCGCTAGTAGTGGGTAACGAGCACTATGAAGTAGCACGTGGTGTTCAAACAATTCTACAGCGTTATAAAGAGCTGAAAGATATCATTGCTATCTTAGGTATGGACGAGCTATCTGAAGAAGATAAGCAAGTTGTTAACCGTGCTCGTAAGATTCAACGTTTCTTATCACAGCCTTTCTTCGTAGCAGAAGTATTTACAGGCTCTCCAGGTAAGTATGTATCACTTAAAGACACAATCAGTGGCTTTAAAGGTATTCTGGACGGTGAATTCGATCACTTGCCAGAGCAAGCATTCTACATGGTAGGTTCAATTGAAGAAGCGCTTGAAAAAGCGAAAGGCATGTAA
- the atpG gene encoding F0F1 ATP synthase subunit gamma yields the protein MAGGKEIKTKIGSIKNTQKITSAMEMVAASKMKKAQERMASSRPYAENMRKVIGHIAQGNLEYRHPYLEEREVKRVGYIIISSDRGLCGGLNTNEFKAAAKDIKHYQDSGVEIDFAAIGSKASGFFSRFGGNVVAAKSGLGDAPSVQDVVGAVRVMLQAFDEGKIDRLFVVYNKFVNTMKQEPTIDQLLPLPKAEDEQLAHRWDYIYEPDPKHILDALLIRYVESQVYQGVVENAASEQAARMVAMKAATDNAGNLIDDLQLVYNKARQAAITQEISEIVSGAASV from the coding sequence ATGGCCGGCGGTAAAGAGATAAAAACCAAGATCGGGAGTATTAAGAATACTCAAAAGATCACTAGCGCTATGGAAATGGTTGCTGCGTCAAAAATGAAAAAGGCGCAAGAACGTATGGCTTCAAGCCGTCCGTATGCAGAAAACATGCGTAAAGTGATCGGTCATATCGCGCAAGGTAACCTTGAATATCGCCATCCATATTTGGAAGAGCGTGAGGTTAAGCGTGTAGGTTATATCATAATTTCGTCAGATCGCGGCTTATGTGGTGGCTTGAATACAAATGAATTCAAAGCAGCTGCAAAAGATATTAAACATTACCAAGACAGTGGCGTTGAAATAGATTTCGCCGCTATCGGCTCAAAAGCATCAGGCTTTTTTAGTCGTTTTGGTGGTAATGTGGTAGCTGCAAAGTCTGGCTTAGGCGATGCGCCATCTGTACAAGATGTAGTTGGTGCTGTACGCGTGATGTTACAAGCATTTGACGAAGGCAAGATTGACCGCTTATTTGTGGTATACAATAAATTTGTAAATACCATGAAGCAAGAACCAACGATCGATCAGCTATTACCTTTGCCAAAGGCAGAAGATGAACAATTGGCCCACCGTTGGGATTACATTTACGAACCGGATCCAAAACATATTTTGGACGCATTATTAATTCGTTATGTTGAATCTCAAGTATACCAAGGTGTAGTCGAGAACGCTGCGTCAGAGCAAGCGGCTCGAATGGTTGCGATGAAAGCTGCAACCGATAATGCAGGCAACTTAATTGATGACTTGCAACTGGTATACAACAAAGCTCGTCAAGCAGCAATTACTCAGGAAATTTCTGAAATTGTTAGCGGCGCGGCTTCGGTGTAA
- the atpA gene encoding F0F1 ATP synthase subunit alpha, protein MQLNSTEIAELIKQRIEQFEVVSEARNEGTIVSVTDGIIRIHGLADCMQGEMIELPGNRFAMALNLERDSVGAVVMGPYADLQEGQKVHSTGRILEVPVGRNLLGRVVNTLGQPIDGKGPIDSDGFQPVEKIAPGVIERQSVDQPVQIGYKSIDSMIPVGRGQRELIIGDRQTGKTALAIDAIINQKGTGVKCVYVAVGQKASTIANVVRKLEEHGALEHTIVVASSASESAALQFLAPYAGCTMGEYFRDRGEDALIVYDDLSKQAVAYRQISLLLRRPPGREAYPGDVFYLHSRLLERASRVNEHYVEAYTKGEVKGKTGSLTALPIIETQAGDVSAFVPTNVISITDGQIFLETDLFNAGIRPAVNAGISVSRVGGAAQTKIIKKLGGGIRLALAQYRELAAFAQFASDLDDATRAQLEHGQRVTELMKQKQFAPMSVADMGVSIFAVEKGYMNDVQNDKIQDFEGALLSFMNSEYAELMANINETGNYNGEIEASLKEGIEKFKATQTW, encoded by the coding sequence ATGCAACTGAATTCCACTGAAATTGCTGAACTGATCAAACAACGTATTGAGCAGTTTGAAGTTGTTAGTGAAGCTCGTAACGAAGGTACTATCGTATCTGTAACTGACGGTATCATCCGCATTCACGGTCTAGCTGACTGTATGCAAGGTGAGATGATCGAGCTTCCTGGCAACCGTTTTGCAATGGCACTAAACCTTGAGCGTGACTCAGTAGGTGCTGTTGTAATGGGACCTTACGCTGATTTGCAAGAAGGTCAAAAAGTTCACTCTACTGGTCGTATTCTTGAAGTACCAGTAGGTCGTAACTTATTAGGTCGTGTTGTAAACACACTAGGTCAACCAATCGATGGTAAAGGCCCTATTGATTCTGACGGATTCCAACCTGTTGAGAAAATTGCTCCGGGTGTAATCGAGCGTCAATCAGTAGATCAGCCAGTACAAATTGGTTACAAATCTATCGACTCTATGATCCCTGTAGGTCGTGGTCAGCGTGAGCTTATCATCGGTGACCGTCAAACAGGTAAAACAGCACTTGCAATCGATGCCATTATCAACCAAAAAGGTACTGGCGTTAAATGTGTGTATGTAGCTGTTGGTCAGAAAGCGTCTACTATTGCAAACGTTGTACGTAAACTAGAAGAGCACGGTGCATTAGAGCACACAATCGTTGTTGCATCTTCTGCGTCTGAATCAGCTGCGCTTCAATTCTTAGCGCCGTATGCTGGTTGTACAATGGGTGAATACTTCCGTGACCGTGGTGAAGACGCGTTAATCGTATACGATGACTTGTCTAAGCAAGCTGTTGCGTATCGTCAAATTTCACTACTTCTTCGTCGTCCGCCAGGTCGTGAAGCATACCCTGGTGATGTTTTCTATCTTCACTCACGTCTTCTAGAGCGTGCATCTCGTGTAAACGAGCACTACGTTGAAGCGTACACAAAAGGTGAAGTGAAAGGTAAGACAGGTTCATTAACTGCACTACCAATCATTGAAACACAAGCTGGTGACGTTTCTGCATTCGTACCTACTAACGTAATTTCAATTACTGATGGTCAAATCTTCCTTGAAACTGACTTATTCAACGCAGGTATTCGTCCTGCTGTGAATGCGGGTATCTCAGTATCTCGTGTTGGTGGTGCAGCGCAAACTAAAATCATCAAGAAACTAGGTGGTGGTATCCGTCTAGCACTAGCACAGTATCGTGAACTTGCAGCATTTGCTCAGTTCGCTTCTGATCTTGATGATGCGACTCGTGCACAATTAGAGCATGGTCAACGTGTTACCGAATTAATGAAGCAGAAGCAATTTGCACCAATGTCAGTTGCTGACATGGGCGTTTCTATCTTCGCTGTTGAAAAAGGCTACATGAACGACGTTCAGAATGACAAAATTCAGGACTTCGAAGGTGCGCTTCTTTCATTCATGAACAGTGAATATGCTGAGCTAATGGCTAACATTAACGAAACTGGTAATTACAACGGCGAGATTGAAGCAAGTCTTAAAGAAGGTATTGAGAAATTTAAGGCTACTCAAACTTGGTAA
- the atpH gene encoding F0F1 ATP synthase subunit delta: protein MSELTTVARPYAKAAFDFAVEQGAIDKWLEMLVFASEVAKNEAMVQFINGAASPDKMSGTFIQICGEQLNEHGQNLIKVMAENGRLPALPGVADMFAELKAEYEKEVTVDVASATTLSDAQQDKLSAALEHRLARKVKLNCSVDPTVVGGMVIRAGDTVIDGSIRGKLNRLADTLQS, encoded by the coding sequence ATGTCTGAATTGACTACCGTTGCTCGTCCTTATGCTAAAGCAGCATTTGATTTTGCTGTTGAGCAGGGCGCTATTGATAAATGGTTAGAGATGCTGGTTTTTGCATCTGAAGTAGCTAAAAATGAAGCTATGGTTCAATTTATTAATGGTGCTGCCTCTCCTGATAAAATGTCTGGAACATTTATTCAAATTTGTGGAGAGCAGCTCAACGAACACGGCCAGAACTTAATTAAAGTAATGGCTGAAAATGGACGTCTACCAGCACTACCTGGTGTCGCTGACATGTTTGCTGAATTAAAAGCTGAATATGAAAAAGAAGTAACTGTAGATGTAGCATCTGCAACCACTTTAAGTGATGCACAACAGGATAAATTAAGTGCTGCGCTAGAGCATCGTCTCGCACGCAAAGTTAAGCTGAATTGCAGTGTAGATCCTACTGTAGTTGGCGGCATGGTAATCAGAGCCGGCGACACTGTTATTGATGGATCTATTCGCGGCAAATTAAATCGTTTAGCCGATACACTGCAATCATAA
- the atpF gene encoding F0F1 ATP synthase subunit B, whose protein sequence is MNINATLLGELIAFIVFVWFCMKFVWPPLIGAIEERQKKIEEGLAATDRAEKDLQLAQEKAAEKLKEAKQQAAEIIEQAKKRGTQIVDEESQRGQEEREKIIAQGHAEIEAERNRAKEDLRKQVAVLAVAGAEKILERQIDEAAHSDIVEKLVAEL, encoded by the coding sequence GTGAATATCAACGCCACTCTATTGGGTGAATTAATTGCATTTATAGTGTTTGTTTGGTTCTGCATGAAGTTTGTGTGGCCACCACTCATTGGAGCAATTGAAGAGCGCCAAAAGAAAATTGAAGAAGGTTTAGCAGCGACAGATCGTGCTGAAAAAGACCTTCAGTTGGCTCAAGAAAAAGCAGCTGAGAAGCTGAAAGAAGCGAAACAGCAAGCGGCAGAAATCATCGAACAAGCTAAAAAGCGTGGTACGCAAATTGTTGATGAAGAGTCGCAACGCGGCCAAGAAGAGCGTGAGAAAATCATTGCTCAAGGTCACGCTGAGATTGAAGCCGAAAGAAATCGTGCAAAAGAAGATTTACGTAAACAAGTTGCAGTGTTAGCTGTTGCTGGTGCGGAGAAGATTCTTGAGCGTCAAATTGACGAAGCTGCGCATAGCGACATTGTTGAAAAACTTGTTGCTGAGCTATAA
- the atpE gene encoding F0F1 ATP synthase subunit C yields MGELYIAVGILIGLCALGPAIGFGILGGKFLEASARQPELAPALQTRMFIVAGLIDAIAMIGVAIALYMLFVLGAA; encoded by the coding sequence ATGGGTGAACTTTATATTGCTGTTGGTATCCTAATCGGTCTTTGTGCTTTAGGTCCTGCAATCGGTTTCGGTATCCTAGGTGGTAAATTCCTAGAAGCATCAGCACGTCAACCTGAGTTAGCTCCTGCACTACAAACTCGTATGTTCATCGTAGCTGGTCTAATCGATGCTATCGCGATGATCGGTGTAGCAATCGCTCTATACATGTTGTTCGTTCTAGGTGCTGCATAA
- the atpB gene encoding F0F1 ATP synthase subunit A, protein MAAGGEQTQSQYIIHHLTNWSVGEGFWTWHVDTLIWSIGLGLIFLAIFRSAAKKADTGVPGKFQCFIEMIVEFVNDTVTGTFHGRNPLIAPLALTIFVWVLLMNLMDLVPVDFIPYLAQVIGEHVFGMDPHHVYMKVVPTTDLNMTFALSIGVFVLMIYYSIKIKGIGGFMKELSFTPFNHWAFIPVNLVLELVTLFAKPLSLALRLFGNLYAGELIFILIALTGLYQLPMHFVWAVFHLLVIPLQAFIFMMLTIVYLSMAHEDH, encoded by the coding sequence ATGGCAGCGGGTGGAGAGCAAACACAGTCTCAATACATCATCCACCATTTGACCAACTGGTCTGTCGGCGAAGGGTTTTGGACCTGGCACGTCGATACACTGATCTGGTCAATTGGTTTAGGTTTAATTTTTCTGGCAATTTTCCGTAGTGCCGCTAAAAAAGCAGATACGGGCGTACCAGGTAAATTTCAATGTTTCATTGAAATGATTGTCGAATTTGTCAATGATACCGTTACGGGTACCTTCCATGGCAGAAACCCATTAATTGCTCCGTTAGCGCTAACTATTTTCGTATGGGTATTGCTAATGAACTTAATGGATTTAGTGCCTGTCGACTTTATTCCTTATCTAGCACAAGTTATTGGTGAACATGTATTTGGCATGGATCCTCATCATGTATACATGAAAGTGGTACCTACTACTGACTTGAACATGACATTTGCACTTTCTATCGGTGTATTTGTTCTCATGATTTACTACTCAATTAAAATTAAGGGTATTGGCGGCTTCATGAAAGAGCTTTCTTTTACGCCATTTAACCACTGGGCATTTATTCCAGTAAACCTAGTACTTGAGTTAGTTACTTTATTCGCTAAGCCGTTATCACTAGCACTACGTTTGTTTGGTAACTTATATGCGGGTGAGCTTATCTTTATTCTAATTGCATTGACTGGGCTTTATCAGCTACCAATGCACTTTGTTTGGGCGGTCTTCCACTTGTTGGTAATTCCTCTTCAAGCATTTATCTTCATGATGCTGACGATTGTTTACTTAAGCATGGCTCACGAAGATCATTAA
- a CDS encoding ATP synthase subunit I, with the protein MAEQIAKPRRQQAFKWVAFQGLIVIILSLISYIGWGSQYASSTFFGGAVVVIPNFVFTVYAFRFAGARQAKQIVASMSRGVSLKLFLTAVLSVLALKGGQLNSAAFFVAFFIVLMTQWLLPVFFKQQKLG; encoded by the coding sequence GTGGCAGAACAAATAGCCAAACCCAGACGACAACAAGCGTTTAAATGGGTTGCATTTCAAGGGCTTATCGTAATCATTCTGTCACTGATTAGTTATATTGGTTGGGGATCACAATACGCTTCATCGACATTTTTCGGTGGCGCTGTCGTTGTTATCCCTAACTTTGTTTTTACTGTTTATGCTTTTCGCTTTGCAGGAGCAAGACAGGCAAAACAAATTGTTGCGTCAATGTCGCGTGGAGTGAGCTTAAAACTTTTTTTAACTGCAGTACTGTCAGTATTAGCGTTAAAAGGAGGGCAATTAAACAGCGCGGCATTTTTTGTGGCCTTTTTTATTGTGCTAATGACGCAATGGCTATTACCAGTTTTCTTTAAACAACAAAAATTAGGGTAA